A region of Dictyostelium discoideum AX4 chromosome 1 chromosome, whole genome shotgun sequence DNA encodes the following proteins:
- the gnt12 gene encoding hypothetical protein — protein sequence MSYLPLYNNNNNINNNNNNNNNRINNNKEKGVKNKPFQIFISIVFIVFLCFFLIWSMEAKKDKNIKINKISNIDQKNSPNLINEPINNNKNNKNNIPKNHKQFKNKKGLIKSFQYEPFAYKALRNEDGFEISIVTHVPIENMEKIAMIADIWRAPISASVLIKNKNDIDSVYKLIRNSLSVSEFVDFHFLYWNEDSDSIINNNNNNIINKNKINTNEEDNLNYYYYPINSLRNLSLKNSKTDWILTIDIDYLPNYGIYQYLERTLYTSLQPSKKLINSDLVSFVVPSFQLTSISTKTAPTTISTQSPTPISTLKKTTLENKNKTISTMSTTMSTTTTTSATTNTKITTKINKPLKKVNRYDLPETKFQLQTFIYDDKLIEILNKKSCLKCQSPTNYNKWFSLIDTTNPSPYKIEYSWMYDPYLLYNKSQLLEFYDERIFKEYPSSSTLSSSTTTNDYDKISFTFSMASQGFQFFILPDAWLVKMNDNEDNDNDNDGNNNLIFNNLNNNNNNNEYNENFYIVCNSILPDSKIKNNHNPHKKLFNEPLTNEC from the exons atgtcaTACCTACccttatataataataataataatattaataataataataataataataataatagaattaataacaataaagaAAAGggtgtaaaaaataaaccatttCAGATTTTCATATCAATagtatttatagtttttttatgtttttttttgatttggaGTATGGAAgcaaaaaaagataaaaacattaaaattaataaaatttcaaacatTGATCAAAAAAACTCACCCAATTTAATCAATGAAccaattaacaataataagaataacaaaaataatattccaaaaaatcataaacaatttaaaaataaaaaaggcttaattaaatcatttcaaTATGAACCATTTGCATATAAAGCATTAAGAAAT gaAGATGGATTCGAAATTTCAATAGTAACACATGTcccaattgaaaatatggAAAAGATTGCAATGATTGCAGATATTTGGAGGGCACCTATTTCAGCAtcagttttaattaaaaataaaaatgatatagacagtgtttataaattaattagaaATAGTTTATCAGTATctgaatttgttgattttcatttcttATATTGGAATGAAGATAGTGactcaattattaataataataataataatattataaataaaaataaaattaatacaaatgAGGAAGATAATCtcaactattattattatccaattaattcattaagaaatttatcattaaaaaattcaaaaaccGATTGGATTTTAACAATTGACATTGATTATTTACCAAACTATGGTATATATCAATATCTAGAAAGAACTTTATATACATCACTTCAACcaagtaaaaaattaataaatagcGATTTAGTATCATTTGTAGTCCCATCATTTCAATTAACGTCAATCTCAACAAAAACAGCACCAACCACAATATCTACACAATCTCCAACACCAATTTCAACACTCAAAAAGACAacattagaaaataaaaataaaacaatatcaacaatgtCAACAACAAtgtcaacaacaacaacaacatctgcaacaacaaatacaaaaataacaacaaaaataaataaaccattaaaaaaagttaacaGATATGATTTACCAGAAACtaaatttcaattacaaacatttatttatgatgataaattaattgaaattttaaataaaaagtcaTGTTTAAAATGTCAATCACcaacaaattataataaatggttttcattaattgatacAACAAATCCATCACcttataaaattgaatatagTTGGATGTATGATCCATacttattatataataaatctcaattattagaattttatGATGAACGTATTTTCAAAGAGTacccatcatcatcaacattatcatcatccaccaccaccaacgattatgataaaatttcattcaCTTTTTCTATGGCATCACAAggttttcaattttttattttacctGATGCATGGTTAGTTAAAAtgaatgataatgaagataatgataatgataatgatggaaataataatttaatttttaataatttaaataataataataataataatgaatataatgAAAACTTTTATATAGTTTGCAATAGTATTTTACcagattcaaaaattaaaaataatcataacccacataaaaaattatttaatgagcCATTAACTAATGAatgttaa